The following are encoded together in the Peromyscus leucopus breed LL Stock chromosome 1, UCI_PerLeu_2.1, whole genome shotgun sequence genome:
- the LOC114710876 gene encoding vomeronasal type-1 receptor 4-like, which translates to MDFWNLAIRIIFLSQTTTGILGNFSLILYYLVFYYRECTLKPTDLILMHLMAANAMIILSSGVPHTMRAFGLKEFLNDFGCRFLIYIQAFARSVSIGTTCLLSVLQAMTISPRESCWRDHKVKAAKYIGCSIALLWVLYLLINFIFFLYPFIQMNNKNVTGTRDFGYCSVVGRDEVSGSLYAALLVCPEIFFSVIITWSSGSMIVILYRHKQRVQHIRSTHGSSRTSPESIATQKILALLATFLIFYTLSSVLRGCVAVLHNQNWWLVNINRFTSLCFPSFGPFVLMSHYSVLTRFSFVWMRNKTSSSCCT; encoded by the coding sequence ATGGACTTCTGGAATCTGGCAATCAGAATCATTTTCTTATCACAAACTACAActggaattctgggaaatttctctcttattttataCTATCTAGTCTTTTACTATAGAGAATGTACATTAAAGCCCACAGATTTGATTCTCATGCACCTAATGGCAGCAAATGCCATGATCATTCTATCTTCAGGAGTGCCCCACACAATGAGAGCTTTTGGGTTGAAGGAGTTCTTGAATGATTTTGGATGCAGGTTCCTAATATACATTCAGGCATTTGCACGGAGTGTGTCAATTGGTACCACCTGTCTCTTGAGTGTCCTCCAAGCCATGACCAtcagtcccagggaatcctgTTGGAGGGATCATAAAGTCAAAGCCGCAAAGTACATTGGCTGCTCCATTGCCCTCCTCTGGGTCTTGTACTTGTTGAtaaatttcatcttctttttgtACCCTTTTATCCAAATGAATAACAAGAATGTGACAGGAACACGAGACTTTGGATACTGTTCAGTTGTAGGGAGAGATGAAGTCAGTGGCTCACTCTATGCAGCATTGCTTGTGTGTCCTGAAATCTTCTTTTCCGTGATTATCACCTGGTCCAGTGGTTCCATGATTGTCATTCTGTACAGACACAAGCAGAGGGTCCAACACATCCGCAGCACTCATGGTTCCAGCAGAACCTCTCCTGAGTCCATAGCCACCCAGAAGATCCTGGCCTTGCTGGCTACCTTTCTGATTTTTTATACACTCTCCTCTGTTTTACGAGGCTGCGTTGCTGTTCTGCATAATCAAAATTGGTGGCTTGTAAATATCAACAGATTcacttctctgtgttttccatcTTTTGGACCCTTTGTTCTTATGAGTCATTATTCTGTTCTGACCCGATTCAGTTTTGTATGGATGAGGAATAAGACCTCTTCATCTTGTTGTACATGA